A genomic stretch from Anaerococcus mediterraneensis includes:
- a CDS encoding ABC transporter substrate-binding protein, with translation MKNKKIYSSLMALALALSLSACGSNTDSTKEVGNKTSGQEENKGAQPLQDGQEENLDGFEKQTADDTIVLGVGTINGDFIQGYNNDANDVNARRFMGIEGNNGYSCYVIDEFGQFQTNTAALEKEPEVTMNEDGSMTTKYTIKKDLKWSDGEPITADDYLFGILLDSDKDFNTLTGSLVIGADSLKGFEAFKKGDTDSFEGLEKIDDYTFSLTVDASQLPYFEVQALSNAGPTPMHYIGENLAVAKDGKKLVVKDGYQVTDQDKENYKKSIDTQIALLKENFDKDNEEADKESEDYKKAKEEFDQKEKDLEARKSGDVDPTRLLIEEAMIKETSDYRFNPAVTCGPYKFNKFENNMVKLDLNENYQGNFKGEKASIPHIIIQLVNRNIGPDLLENGDIDIWEGETVGAKIDQLKKAEEEGKIQLSSYERNGYGNIIFLTDRGATQYKEVRQAIASLMDRNEFVQAFLGGYGVVTNGMYGQSQWMYKERGADLQEKLTNWVLNIDKANDLLDQTPYKFEKDGKTPWDKAKALDEFSKNQESFDYYRYDEKGNKLVVNQYGAEQSPITSLISNQLPPNAKQAGMEYNVTSGSFSTLMDYLSFPKDDAEYTAFSMASDFATPFDPWYYYSSQGPFNRSKVNDTKADEVTASLRKTDPSDKEGYLDKWEEFQKWYNDYLPEIPLYSNVFHTGYSNRIKGFDTITPVWQACDQINAMTLEK, from the coding sequence ATGAAAAACAAAAAAATTTATTCATCCCTGATGGCTTTGGCTTTAGCCCTAAGTCTTTCGGCTTGTGGATCTAATACAGATTCTACAAAGGAAGTGGGAAATAAGACAAGTGGACAAGAGGAAAACAAAGGAGCGCAACCTTTACAAGATGGTCAAGAAGAAAATCTTGATGGTTTTGAAAAGCAAACAGCTGATGACACCATAGTTTTGGGTGTAGGTACTATCAATGGTGACTTCATCCAAGGCTACAATAATGATGCCAACGACGTAAACGCCAGGAGGTTCATGGGCATAGAAGGAAACAACGGCTATTCTTGCTATGTAATAGATGAATTTGGGCAGTTCCAAACAAATACTGCTGCTCTTGAAAAAGAACCAGAAGTGACTATGAACGAAGATGGATCTATGACTACTAAATACACCATCAAAAAAGATTTGAAATGGTCAGATGGGGAGCCTATTACAGCTGATGACTATCTTTTCGGCATCCTCCTAGATTCTGATAAGGACTTCAATACTCTTACAGGCTCTTTGGTTATTGGCGCTGATTCCCTAAAGGGATTTGAGGCCTTCAAGAAAGGTGATACAGATTCATTTGAAGGACTTGAAAAGATAGATGACTATACATTTTCTCTTACAGTAGATGCTTCACAATTACCATATTTTGAAGTTCAAGCCCTATCAAACGCAGGCCCTACACCAATGCATTATATTGGAGAAAATTTGGCTGTAGCAAAAGATGGCAAGAAACTTGTTGTTAAAGACGGTTACCAGGTAACTGACCAAGACAAGGAAAATTACAAAAAATCTATAGATACTCAAATTGCCCTCCTAAAAGAAAACTTCGACAAAGATAATGAAGAAGCAGATAAGGAAAGCGAAGATTACAAAAAAGCTAAGGAAGAATTTGACCAAAAAGAAAAAGATTTAGAAGCTCGTAAAAGCGGAGATGTTGACCCAACAAGACTTCTAATTGAAGAAGCCATGATAAAAGAAACTAGCGATTATAGATTCAATCCCGCTGTTACTTGTGGCCCATACAAATTCAATAAATTTGAAAATAACATGGTTAAACTAGACCTTAATGAGAATTACCAAGGTAATTTCAAAGGTGAAAAGGCAAGTATACCTCATATTATTATCCAATTGGTAAATAGAAATATAGGACCAGATCTTCTAGAAAATGGCGATATCGACATTTGGGAAGGAGAAACCGTAGGTGCTAAGATAGACCAACTCAAAAAGGCAGAAGAGGAAGGAAAAATCCAATTATCTTCTTATGAAAGAAATGGTTATGGAAATATAATCTTTTTAACTGATAGAGGAGCCACCCAATACAAGGAAGTAAGACAAGCTATAGCAAGTCTAATGGATAGGAACGAATTTGTTCAAGCCTTCCTAGGCGGTTATGGTGTGGTAACAAATGGTATGTACGGCCAAAGCCAATGGATGTATAAGGAAAGAGGAGCAGACCTACAAGAAAAACTTACAAACTGGGTTTTAAATATTGACAAGGCAAACGACTTATTAGATCAAACTCCTTACAAGTTTGAAAAAGATGGAAAGACCCCATGGGATAAGGCAAAAGCCCTTGATGAATTTAGCAAAAACCAAGAAAGTTTTGATTATTATAGGTATGACGAAAAGGGCAATAAGCTTGTTGTCAACCAATATGGAGCAGAACAATCTCCAATCACAAGCCTCATATCCAACCAACTCCCTCCAAATGCTAAACAAGCTGGTATGGAATATAATGTAACAAGCGGTTCATTCTCAACCCTAATGGACTATTTGAGCTTCCCAAAAGATGATGCAGAATATACAGCCTTTTCAATGGCTTCAGACTTTGCTACACCATTTGATCCATGGTATTACTACTCATCACAAGGACCATTTAATAGAAGCAAGGTAAATGATACAAAGGCTGATGAAGTAACAGCAAGCTTAAGAAAGACAGACCCATCTGACAAAGAAGGCTACCTAGATAAATGGGAAGAATTCCAGAAATGGTATAATGACTACCTACCAGAAATCCCACTATATTCAAATGTATTCCACACAGGATATTCAAATAGAATTAAAGGCTTCGATACTATTACACCAGTATGGCAAGCCTGCGATCAAATAAACGCAATGACCCTTGAAAAATAA